The Girardinichthys multiradiatus isolate DD_20200921_A chromosome 21, DD_fGirMul_XY1, whole genome shotgun sequence genomic sequence CCCACGCCGGTTCGTAGAAATTACGGTAAGACCGGACAACGGCTCCCATTGTTTCCTAAGCGACAGCTTAACAGCACTGATACTACAAGAACGATGGCTAGCGTGGCATCATCCGCCTTTGCCCGGCTTGTAATACCGGCTACATCATGAGCTACAACCTGCATGTCATCTGCGAGGGCTGCCTTGGTCCCGATCACTCTAACCTGGCCCTGACCCCTGACCCTGCTGTCCACCTGCCCTTCCTGCAGGCGTCTTCCTCCGGAGGATGGGCGCACTTGTTAGCACGTTGCCGGACATCACAGCCAACTAATGCTAAAGGTGTCTCTGTCTCAGTCCCTCCTTCAGTGGGACCCGACCCGGCCCACTGGGGAAATCCCCTCAGCAGACCTGCATCACACATCTCAGTGTTCACAGGAGGGACGTGTCAGTCTCAGGCGGTGGGAGCACAGTGGCCAGACCACATGTCTCTCCACATAAATGTGCTGGAGCTTCTCACAGTGTGGAAGGTGACACCTTGCTCCTCTGCTTCGGGATCACcatgttctgatccacacagacaacagagtgGCAGCAGCCTACATAAATCGCCAGGGAGGTGTGCGCTCGGCCCAATATTTCCAGActgctctccatcagagcagGTTACATCCCCGGcgtcctgaacagaggagcagacatCATGTCCAGAGGTGGTCCTCGTCCCGGGGACTGGAGTCTCCACCCTGAGCTGATTGTTCAGATCCGGAGCAGATTCGGGAAAGCAGCAGTGGATCTTTTCGCCACAGGGGAGAacgcaataataataatcatccgaatgtgtcctctgcatttaacccatcccttacagggagcagtgggctgccattgtgcgccGTCCgaggagcattctggggctaagggtcttgctcagggacccagagtggtaatctgtgggatacgaaccgggcaccttgtgtcccctctggaacgcaaacctcctgttctaaccactaggccgtGGTTCTCACTGACCCCACGGGAGGATCCACCTCGGCCACAGCCCGTGGCCAAAAAGGCTCCTTTACGCTTTTCCTCCAGTTCCGCTGATCCCGTGGCTCCTGGACCGAGTCCGAGAGGAACAGCTCTCAGTGATTCTCGTAGCCCCCGAGCGCAAAAGTGCGCCATGGTTTCCGACCCTGCAGTAGCTGGTGTCAGGTTGCCCGTGGCAGCTGCCGTGGAGAGAGGATCCACTCCTCCAGGCGGGAGGGGCGATCAGGAGCGTCCCAGAGTTAGGTCAACGTCTCTGGGTCTGGCCGCTGAACGGGAGCGCTTAGAAAGGCTGGGTCTCCCGCACGATGTGGTGCGCCCGATTCAGGGGACACGAGCCGCCTCTACCACAGCGTCATATGCATCAAAGTTTTTCAGCGCTGGTGTGCAGAGAAAGGCGTGGAGCCTTTTTCATGTCCATTAGGCTGCGTGCTGTCattcctccagcagctgatgaacagGAAGTTAGCTTTCAGCACCATTAAAACTTATGCTGCAGCTATTTCTTCCTGTCAGGAGGGTTTTGGTGACAGAACGGTCTTTAACCATCCGCTGATGAAGCGTTTTCTGCGGGGTGTACGTAGACACAGACCCGTGTGACGCCCTCTAGTCCCTCAGTGGGATTTAGCGCTCGTCCTGCGCGCACTGGTTAAAGCCCCATTTGAGCCCTTAGATCAGGCTCCACTTAaaattctttcttttaaaacagtCCTGCTGTTAGCTCTGATATCTGCAAAGAGACTGAGCGATTTATCTGCTCTCTCTGTCGCTCCTTCATGTCTCAGAATACGAGCCGACGGCAGCTCAGCTGTGCTGcatcctaaccctgcttttacacCTAAAAGCATCTTGAGTTCGTTCAGATCGAGAGTGATAACTCTGGATGGTTTTTATCCTCTTCCTCATAACTCTGAAGAGGAGGCCACTGCGCCGCTCCCAGCGTCTGTTCGTCTATTACAGAGAAAACTCTGCAGGACGTCCTCTATCTGTCCAGCGCCTCTAACATTGGCTGTGTGAGGCTATTTCACAGGCTTATATTTCCTCTGGATTGGATCCTCTAGAGAATCTTAGAGCTCATTCAATCAGGGGGATTTCATCCTCCACGGCTCTGCATGGAGGAATGACAGTGGAGGACATCTGCACAGCAGCCTCATGGTCTTCTTCATGCTCATTTATTCGTTTCTACCTGCGAGATGTGTCAGGTTTCTCCATGACTCATTTTGTTCTCAGGGTTCTGACAGAATGATTATTATTTCGTTATTTCGTCACCCTTCCTGCATGCAGACGCAGGGTGCCGTAATATTATTATCAGACAGTGTTCGTGACTTATGATGTTATTGTCACTGCGGCTGTATTTCATTAAGCCTCCGTGTGAACAGATGTTATTCTCCTCTGTTGTGTTGTCTGTGGCACACAAGGTTGTTATGCTGCATCATTACGcatgatccagctgctgatctgtCTCCACGTTCCCTCATGGAGATTTTTGACCTGCTCTGCTCATCGTTACACTGTTACAGTTCGTAACCTTTGTTTTCCTattacagcagcaggtctgttaTCTCAGCCTCTCCTTGACCAGAGATATTCTTCTCTGTTCATTGTGATGCGCAGGACGCTTGGAGTGCGTAATTACGCATTCAGAAGGCTGAGTTTGGTTTCATTCATGCGAGCGGATGTTTCAGttgtggtctggatggacccagtgaggcatagaCTACATCCTACTATTGGGAGccgtttgtccggtctcaccgtaatttgtggcccacacagcaggtggatgtggactaaagttttcagtgctgcgctgcgcgcgaagggataaacccactagaTAGCCTTAAAAGGTGATAactatactcatagaatctggggttataGTACGTAACCAATGGTTCCTTCACACCCTAAAATGCAAGAAGCTGAAAACTGTATCAGTGATTGGTGGACGTGACTGAGGATTCTCTTAGAGGTTTCAGTACAAGCTGTTTTATACTTAGGTTTGTTGAGTTTCTGTAGTGTTTAAATCTCTTAAAGGGGACACGTCATTAAACCAGACAGTTTAGACCTCTGAAGTTACTACAGACTGATAAACTTAGAGGACCTTGGTGTCTGTCCTCGGGTGTCAAGGAATTAACGCAGTGAGGAGTCTGCATACAAAGATTGAAACATCAGCTCCGACATTTCTTCAAATCTATCTGCAACACATGTTTAACAagtggaagaaactgtctttcaGTCTAAAAAAGCTGCTGAAACAGACACATCCATGATGCATTTAGTGGTTCTGAACTGGTTTTTGCAGAGGTAGCCCAGGAGCATGCTGGGAGCTGTAGTCCTCACTCCTACCTCCTGCTGAGTGTCTGGAAGCAGCACGTTCCAGAAGCCACCAGGATGAGCAGCAGGAGTGGGATGGTTGGGATGACCACGTACAGCAGCAACATTCCTGAAACACACGAGCACTGTGACATCACAGTGACATcacatcagagaagcagtcacaGGTGTTCGTACCTGAAGATCCTGCCATGGCCACCTGAGGGGGGATATTCTCACTGCCGGTAGACTGAGTCACCACACCTCCTCCTGCAGTCACAGCTGAGGACAGTGAACACACAGAGGTCAAGGAAGCTGCTGACACGCAGCTGCAGGTAAGCCGCCCACCCCAGCTCACCTGTGCCTCGCCCTGTTGGTGTGTCACCGTGTTCCTTCTTCGGGTGGCTGTCTGAAACAAAGAACTCAGCACAATGAAGATAATTCCTCTGCACTGTTTGGCTGGCTTTAGATGCTCCTGTAACAGAGTCTAAAGTTCATCTTCTGTTCCCACCTTGTCTTGTCTGAATCTCATTGGCCAGTCTCACCTGGCTCGTATTTGCAGATGAAGTTGTGCTTCATGTTGCAGCGATCGTCATTCCATTGGTAGAGATAAGCCCCGCCCAGACCGGATGGTGCAGTTGGCTGATGGTACATGACGACGCAGGCCTCCCCTCCGCAGGACGGCTCGTCAAAGTACCAGTTCCTGAAACATCATCACCGTATTTATTCTGAATAAATAACAGCATCACAAACCAATACATTCAGCCAGAAGGAACAAACTAAAATGCTTTTGAAGCCAATACCTACATGAGGTAATGTATGCCGTACTTCTATTGGTAATATATCCTGTTTACTGTATATTAAGTTAAAGGAAAATTACACCAGAACACTGGAAAGGGCAGAACATAGTCCGGCGACTGTGAGCAGCGTGGACTCCTCGTGCATTGTCCGCAGCGTCATAccctgcctggccaaaaaaaaaggtcacacactctaatatttttgttgaaccgcctttagctttgattacagcacgcattcgctgtggctttgtttcgataagcttctgcagtgtcacaagatttatttccactcagtgttgcattcatttttcaccaagatcttgctttgatgatggtagagtcaaagccttctccagcacatcccaaagattctccatggggttaaggtctggactctggtggccaatccatgcgtgtgaatgatgtctcatgctccctgaacctcTCTTTCACAATTGGAGctcgatgaatcctggcattgtcatcttggaatatgcccgtaccatcagggaagaaaagatCCATTgctggaataacctggtcattcagtttattcaggtagtcagttgacctcattctttgaacacatactgttgctgaacccagacctgaccctacaggctggtacagtaggcactagacATGATGGGTGcttcacttcacctgcctctcttcttaccctgatggccaatcactctggaacagggtaaatctggactcatcagaccatatgaccttcttccattgctccagagtccaatctttatgctccctagaaaattgaagccttttttccagttagcctaACTGATTattggttttcttaaggctacacagttgttcagtcccaatcccttgagtttcctgtgtgtggaaatgctcttactttcactattaaacatagccagAGTTCGtgcgttcgttcgtcgtcttccgcttatccaggaccgggtcgcgggggcagcagactcagcagagacgcccagacgtccctctctccagacacctcctccagttcctccagggggagcccaaggcgttcccaggccagccgagagacatagtccctccagcgtgtcctggtccgtcccctgggcctcctcccggtgggacgtgcctggaacacctcccgaggaaggcgtccaggaggcatccggtatagatgcccgagccacctcaactggctcctctcgatgtggaggagcagcggctctactccgagcccctcccggatggccgagctcctcaccctatctctaagggagtgcccggccaccctacggggGAAGCTCATtccagccgcttgtatccgtgatctcgttctttcggtcatgacccaaagttcatggccataggtgagggtaggaacgtagaccgaccagtaaatcgagagctttgcttttcggctcagctctctcttcaccacaatggaccggcacagcgcccccattactgtggcagctgcaccgatccgtctgtcgatctcccgctccattcttccctcactcgtgaacaagaccccgagatacttaaactcctccacttgaggcaggaactcccctccaacctgaagaggacaagccacccttttccggtcgagtaccatggcctcggacttggaggagctgatcctcatcccagccgcttcacactcggctgcgaaccgccacagcgcatgctgtaggtcttggctagagggggccagcaggaccacgtcatccgcaaaaagaagagacgaaatccactggtccccaaaccagaccccctccggcctttggctgcgtctagaaatcctgtccataaaagttatgaacaggaccggcgacaaagggcagccctgccggagtccaacatgcactgggaacaggtccgacttagtgccggcaatgcggaccaaactcctgctccgctcgtacagggaccggatggcccctaataaagggcccccgattccatactcctggagcaccccccacagggcatcacgagggacacagtcgaatgctttctccaggtccacaaaacacatgtgaaccggttgggcaaactcccatgaaccctcgagcaccctgtagagggtatagagctggtccagtgttccacggctgggacgaaaaccacactgttcctcctgaagccgaggttcgactatcggtcggactctcctctccaataccctggcgtaggccttaccagggaggctgaggagtgtgatccccctgtagttggaacacaccctccggtcccccttcttataaagggggaccaccaccccagtctgccagtccagaggcactgtccccgaccgccacgcaatgttgaagaggcgtgtcaaccatgacagccctacaacatccagagacttgaggtactcagggcggatctcatccacccccgaagccttgccaccgcggagctttttaaccacctcggtgacttcagcctgggtgatgaaagagtccaaccccgagtccccagcctctgtttccaccacggaatgcgtgatggcaggattgaggagatcctcgaagtactccttccaccgcccgataatgtcctcagtcgaggtcagcagtctcccgcccccactataaacagtgttggcagagcactgcttccccctcctgaggcgtcggacggtttgccagaatcgcttcggggccaaccggtagtccttctccatggcctcaccgaactcttcccaggcccgagtttttgcctctgccacagcccgggccgcagcacgcttggcctcacggtacccgtcagccgcctcaggagtcccacaagccaaccacagccgataggactccttcttcagcttgacagcatcccttactgccggtgtccaccaccgggttctgggattgccgccacggcaggcaccgcagaccttacggccgcagctatgggcagcagcatcgacaatagatgcagagaacatggtccactctgagtctatgtctccaacatcccccgggatctggtcgaagctctcccggaggtgggagttgaatacatccctggccgagggctccgccaggcgttcccagcagaccctcactatgcgcttgggcctgccgagtctgtccggctttctcctcctccagcggatccaactcaccaccaggtgatgatcagtggacagctcagcccctcgcTTCactcgagtgtccaaaacatgcggccgaaggtctgatgatacgacaacaaagtcgatcatcgacctcctgcctagggtgtcctggtgccaagtgcactgatggacacccttatgtttgaacatggtgttcgttatggacaatccgtgactagcgcagaagtccaataacaaaacaccactcggattcagatcggggaggccattcctcccgatcacgcctctccaggtgtcactgtcgttccccacgtgggcgttgaagtcccccagcagaataatggagtccccgggaggggcactatccagcacccccgacagggacgccaagaaggccgggtactctgcactaccactcggcccgtaggctgaaatgatagtcagagacctctccccaacccgaaggtgcagggatacaaccctctcatccactggggtaaaccccaacacgagacggctgagctggggggcaacaagcaaacccacaccagcccgccgcctctccccgtgggccactccagagtagaagagagtccaacccctctcaaggagatgggttccagagcccacgctgtgcgtggaggcgagcccgactatttctagtcgatatctctcgacctcccgcacaagctcagactccttcccccccagcgaggtgacattccacgtccctagagccagcctaagcatccggggatcgggccgttgaggtttccaccttcgtccgccacccaatcctctttgcaccggtccctcacggttccccctgcaggtggtgggcccactggaggatggcctcgcgtctctcgttcgggcttggcccggccgggtcccgcgaggagcaacccggccaccaggcgctctccgacgagtcccgaccccaggcctggctccagggtgggaccccggctccgccgtaccgggcgacgtcacgtgcctcgatattgtgttcttcatgaggggttcttgaaccattctttgtctgacccatcacctagaacctgtttgccatgggagaccctaccaggggcatttaggccccagacaacatagcctctaggatcatttgagcactcaaacccctccaccacgttaaggtgacggttcaaggaggggcataGCCAGAGTTCTACTCTTGTTtatcttcgatttgatttctcCAAACGTTTAGGTGATAGTTGATCACGATAATTCAGGATTGTTTTCTGGCCAAATTTCTTCCctgaagacgatgggtccccactatccttccagtttttaataatgcgttggacagttcttatcccagttttggtagtttctacaatctccttagatgttttctctgtttgatGCATGCCGATGATTTGACCcgtctgaaacagactgacatcttttccacgaccacaggatgtgtctttaGACATGgctgtttaagaaatgagaagcaactcattgcaccagttggggttaaataacttgttgccagctgaaacataatcacccatgcagtaattatccaatgagAGGCTTGTACCTagttgcttagttaaatccaggtggagACCtgttttttggccaggcagagTAGTCTAGCCTACCTccatttctggtgacaaattcctacatttcccacactttctgccatggctTCATCAGACGGGGAGGCAGAACTAATTTGCTAATTAGCTttggagaaacaaaaagaaaagcaggtGATTTTCCAGGCCACTGAACCAGACTAAGGACGAAGAAGGGAATACACCTGTCAGTGCGAGGCAGTGGCCTGACTCTCAACTATTGTGTCACATAAAAAACAGTTAGATGTGTAGACTTTTTCCTGCCGATTAGTTTATTATGGTGCAGAGGAGCCAGAAGTTATGCTCAGTTAACAGTTACTTCCAAATAATATCACTcagaagtaaatgtaactagttaGCACCCACCTCTGTTAACCAGTAGCTCTCCCATGAGAGGAGGCAGCTGCAGTACTCACACTCACCTGAAGGTGGCGACGCTGCCATCAGTCCACTGATACAGATCAGAACAGGGAGTCAAGGTGTTGTCCGCTGCGCCCACCCGAGTCAGGCCAATCCAGAAATCTCCATCAGATATAGTGCCTTCACCTTTGGCTCCGCCCACTGCTCCTGAACGCAGCGCCTGGAGGGGAAGAGAAGGAGGTGATGCAGAAGCAGTGATGGAGGAAGGCATATAGGTGTGTTACCTGCAGCAGGTGCTCCACGTCTCTCTGCTCTGATGGACTCTCAATGCTCAGCAAAACTCCTCCATCCATCTTGCAGGCCTGCCTCGCCTCACTGAACGCCACTCGACTCGACACATCGTGGAAGTATGCGATTTTGTAGCAGGGGCGCTCGGCTCCACCCACACACACCGTCTGACCTGGAGACACAGAGCCCCACCCATATGGCCCCGCCCACAAAGCCAGCTGATCAGTTCCTGGTGTCAAGCAGAggcgagtgtgtgtgtgtgtgtgtgtgtgtgtgattaatCCCCTGTCAGGGTAAAAGTGCCTCCTCAGACCTACTCTAAGTGATTAGCTGGAGTCTCTTGTGCATCATCATCAGTTTCACTTAAACAGCTCTAGAGTTTATTTTCTAGGACCACTCTCTATCTGACTGAGCCAGGTCAGAATCGGAACACAGCAGACGGTTCTGCATTATTGTGAATGAGCTCTCAGACTGACCAGTTTCTGGACTCAGACCTTCTCCATGCAGAGGAAAGCTTACCTCACCCTGAGGCGTTCTGAAGCTGCTGAGTCTGCAGGAAAACTCTGCAGTTTGGGATCCTGTTCAGAACCAGTTGTTCAGGCTGTGGTTCCTTTATCAGCAACATAACCCTTCCACTTGAACCCATCTTTGTTCTTGAGACTAAAGGTGCACAAAGAGTGGCAGGGAAACAGGAGCTTAAAGAGGAAGCTTGATGTATGACCCTGAAGTTCAACATGTGATGGTAACACTGTGTTTAAACTTCACTCTGATTGGACAGAAACAGCTCTGTCCCAAATTAAATGGTCCAATGATAGAGCAAGTGTTTGGCTACTGCAGGTGACCCTGAAGCTGTTTGATGGTGTGGGCTCTTCTGCTCTTCAGGTGACTTTTAACCTGATGTTCCTGCAGAAATAGGACCATCTGAAGCTGTCAGGTCCTCCAGCGGAAAAAGATGAGCCACTAAAGTTCTATCAGAACCTTCGGACTAACAGTTTCTGGAAGCTGTGCTGGTGTTCCCCTACAGCTAAATATTTCTGCTGCAGTTGAACATCTCACTCAGGATGCACACTCAGTTCCTGGGAAGTTAAATACTTGTACACCGCATGctaatatttatttactgtaaaaTAGAACAAaggtttttgtgattttattaaaGTGATTCTGCTTTCTTATCAGGGTGAATTTTTCTACGGACTCTGAGGAAGCAGAACATTTAGGAGTTTGATGGAGGACAAGTCATCGTGGATAAAAGAACTTTAGCTCAAGCAAGTAAATTCAGCTGTTCCTACAGGTCCAAGCTCCAACCTTCACCTGCGGGACTTTTCCACAGTTCAGTCTTTCACATGTTATTGAAAACATGTTTATGGCGTGTTTCCAATAATCAGTCTGAGGACACAGCAGATTTGGTcgaccctgttgctaggtgtggtcgaccctgttgctaggtgtggttgaccccataGCTAgatgtggttgaccccgtagcttggtgtggttgaccctgttgttaggtgtggttgaccccgtagctaggtgtggttgacctcGTAGCTAGGTGTGGTGGACCCcgtagctaggtgtggttgaccccgtagctaggtgtggttgaccccgtagctaggtgtggttgaccccgtagctaggtgtggttgaccccgtagctaggtgtggttgaccccgtagcttggtgtggttgaccccgtagctaggTGTTGTTGACCCCatagctaggtgtggttgaccccgtagcttggtgtggttgaccccgtagctaggtgtggttgaccccgtagctaggtgtggttgaccccgtagctaggtgtggttgaccccgtagcttggtgtggttgaccccgtagctaggtgtggttgaccccgtagctaggtgtggttgaccccgtagctaggtgtggttgaccccgtagctaggtgtggttgaccccgtagctaggtgtggttgaccccgtagcttggtgtggttgaccccgtagctaggTGTTGTTGACCCCatagctaggtgtggttgaccccgtagcttggtgtggttgaccccgtagctaggtgtggttgaccccatagctaggtgtggttgaccccgttgttaggtgtggttgaccccgtagcttggtgtggttgaccccattgctgGGGTGcctgaccccgttgctaggcgCGACGCTGTtctctaagagctgtgattggttgttaaaaggaacaaaacaataaatttgctcccagtaatcaatggagagaaatgaaCCGATCATAGagtttagactggattcagaaatgtttcaatcatgatgataaaacttaaacttattaaatgaattgttccacagcatcaacatgtttgaacgtagcttatttacatgatCATCATTattctgattattattatgttgaCTCTCCATGCTGgttgttttcatgctgcatctatttcatatgaattcatttcatattaatattaaattcagCGTTTTACTCTGATCTCCTTGTTTAaggaggtttagtttggtaaaacgACCGGaggaaaaaaggtggagaaaagtgaagtgaacagaggagcagagcctgctggtggaggagaaaagaggagtgttaaaggtagatttggttctgggatcacggtgggaaccaacagacattcccagtagatcaatgtgtcgttccctctgctttcagcaccagcctggaatgtgagcagctctggttcctgctgcattcagaagctagaaaggagatagcagcaccagagaacttctccacagatgttggagatgatcatttaggctgctgacatcatcatgaacaatacagcagattcacctcatttacatcttcctgctCTGGATATAGAGCTCAGATTATTGGACTGTTGGAGACACTTTTTATTCATCTATAAATATTCATAGatattgttttgagttttttccaaatttatttctgaaagcattttacagtctgtaaatatttaaataattctgtactatattgtttgtaatcttttattcaggttattaattattgtttctattatttattgatccttcctaatatcaccttactagaggttgacctttaacctctcctgctgaaactatttaatttcctcctagagggatgataaagttaatcttatctctatattaataattatatgatGGTTCGAGAAGTTTCTGTTCTCATTGACTCGACTGTTTAggaggtggatctctgcaccatggagctggtagcgttttattcattcactgttgttcattggaggagaagatctctcctttctctctgtctttcctccatcttctctgcttcagacactcttaggttcactaaaggtcctcctcactgctctgaacatctcctcacattaggagctctctgaaggcctcagaagctTCCTCAATAAATTTTATCTGACCGAGGGAAAAATCAGAGAAAAATCAGAGGGTTCAAGAAATTCTCTGATTTTTCTTGGAATGACGTCACTTGGAGCGTTTTTTAAGGATTATTTGGGAATACGGACTCTGATCTGTTCATCTGAGACAGATGCAGTTTCCTGACTGACCAGTAGATGGCAGTAGCCATCCCACACTGCACCTTTACCTGAAAGTTGAACAATAATCAGTTGTTTGAACATCCCACAGAGAAACATGATGTTTCTGATGATGACAATCAGGAAGGCTCTGAGTAATGACCAGTAATCTGTAGTCTGAAAACAAACAGGATTAGTGACTCACCGCTCACCACTCGCGCTGTGT encodes the following:
- the chodl gene encoding chondrolectin isoform X2, with the translated sequence MSLVMLVLEVVIATVVLRVNTARVVSGQTVCVGGAERPCYKIAYFHDVSSRVAFSEARQACKMDGGVLLSIESPSEQRDVEHLLQALRSGAVGGAKGEGTISDGDFWIGLTRVGAADNTLTPCSDLYQWTDGSVATFRNWYFDEPSCGGEACVVMYHQPTAPSGLGGAYLYQWNDDRCNMKHNFICKYEPDSHPKKEHGDTPTGRGTAVTAGGGVVTQSTGSENIPPQVAMAGSSGMLLLYVVIPTIPLLLLILVASGTCCFQTLSRSFNIKVWLEPL
- the chodl gene encoding chondrolectin isoform X1, giving the protein MSLVMLVLEVVIATVVLRVNTARVVSGQTVCVGGAERPCYKIAYFHDVSSRVAFSEARQACKMDGGVLLSIESPSEQRDVEHLLQALRSGAVGGAKGEGTISDGDFWIGLTRVGAADNTLTPCSDLYQWTDGSVATFRNWYFDEPSCGGEACVVMYHQPTAPSGLGGAYLYQWNDDRCNMKHNFICKYEPDSHPKKEHGDTPTGRGTAVTAGGGVVTQSTGSENIPPQVAMAGSSGMLLLYVVIPTIPLLLLILVASGTCCFQTLSRSRPRTKTPTDQSNLWISSTPKPDSMEV